In Sporolituus thermophilus DSM 23256, the following are encoded in one genomic region:
- the hisF gene encoding imidazole glycerol phosphate synthase subunit HisF has product MHTKRIIPCLDVKAGRVVKGTNFVGLRDAGDPVELAAAYDGELADELVFLDITASAEGRRTMVEVVERTAAQIFIPFTVGGGIRTVADIRAMLKAGADKVSLNTAAVKNPKLLAEGAKSFGRQCIVLAVDARRTAPDRWEVYINGGRTPTGLDVLEWVRRGVALGAGEILLTSMDKDGTKDGYDIALTRAVSECVDVPVIASGGAGKLVHFYDVLVHGKADAVLAASVFHYGQFTVRQVKEYLRARGVEVRL; this is encoded by the coding sequence ATGCACACCAAGCGCATTATTCCCTGTCTGGACGTAAAAGCCGGGCGGGTTGTTAAGGGGACTAACTTTGTCGGGCTGCGCGACGCCGGCGATCCGGTCGAACTGGCCGCCGCTTATGACGGAGAACTGGCCGATGAACTTGTTTTTCTCGACATAACCGCCTCGGCCGAAGGGCGTCGCACCATGGTGGAGGTGGTGGAACGCACCGCCGCGCAAATATTTATTCCCTTTACCGTCGGCGGCGGCATCCGGACGGTGGCCGACATCCGCGCCATGCTAAAAGCCGGCGCCGATAAAGTGTCGCTAAACACGGCCGCGGTTAAAAATCCGAAACTTTTGGCCGAAGGCGCCAAAAGTTTCGGACGGCAGTGCATTGTTCTGGCAGTAGACGCCCGCCGGACCGCACCGGACCGGTGGGAAGTGTATATTAACGGCGGCCGCACCCCAACCGGGCTGGACGTGCTGGAATGGGTCCGGCGCGGCGTCGCGCTGGGGGCGGGGGAAATACTATTGACCAGCATGGACAAGGACGGTACGAAAGACGGGTATGATATTGCCCTGACCCGCGCCGTTTCCGAGTGCGTCGACGTGCCGGTCATTGCTTCCGGCGGCGCCGGCAAACTGGTGCATTTTTACGATGTTCTTGTCCATGGTAAGGCCGATGCCGTATTGGCCGCGTCGGTATTTCATTACGGGCAGTTTACGGTGCGCCAAGTGAAAGAATACTTACGGGCGCGGGGAGTGGAGGTCAGACTATGA
- the hisA gene encoding 1-(5-phosphoribosyl)-5-[(5-phosphoribosylamino)methylideneamino]imidazole-4-carboxamide isomerase produces the protein MVVFPAIDIRGGKCVRLTEGRFDAETVFSDNPVEVAERWRREGAEYLHVVDLDGAVAGRPVNLELVIAIAKKVDIPVQLGGGIRTLDTIDTVLAAGISRVILGSVAVRQPALVKEACARYGDRIVVGIDARDGVVAVEGWGVSGQVGAEELARQMATAGVARIIYTDISRDGTLTGINVAATCALARAAGVSVIASGGLRDLADIRALRQARTAGIEGVIAGKALYTGTLDLGSAIRVAKGEEA, from the coding sequence ATGGTAGTTTTTCCGGCCATTGACATCCGGGGCGGCAAATGCGTGCGGCTGACCGAGGGACGATTTGACGCCGAAACGGTCTTCAGCGATAATCCGGTCGAGGTGGCGGAGCGGTGGCGCCGGGAGGGGGCCGAGTACCTCCATGTCGTCGATTTGGATGGGGCGGTCGCGGGCCGGCCGGTTAATCTTGAGTTAGTTATCGCCATCGCGAAAAAAGTGGATATTCCTGTCCAACTGGGCGGCGGTATCCGCACTCTGGACACCATCGACACCGTTTTGGCGGCCGGCATCAGCCGGGTTATTCTTGGCTCGGTCGCCGTCCGGCAGCCCGCCTTGGTAAAAGAGGCCTGTGCCCGGTATGGCGACCGGATCGTCGTCGGTATTGACGCCCGCGACGGCGTGGTCGCCGTGGAAGGGTGGGGCGTCAGCGGCCAGGTGGGCGCCGAAGAACTGGCGCGGCAGATGGCCACCGCCGGTGTAGCGCGGATTATTTATACCGATATCAGCCGGGACGGCACGCTGACCGGCATTAATGTGGCAGCAACCTGCGCTTTGGCCCGCGCCGCCGGCGTGTCGGTTATTGCTTCCGGGGGCCTGCGGGACCTTGCTGATATTCGTGCCTTGCGCCAGGCCCGGACGGCCGGGATTGAAGGCGTTATCGCCGGCAAGGCCCTTTACACTGGCACTCTTGATTTAGGCAGCGCAATCCGGGTGGCGAAAGGAGAAGAGGCGTAA
- the sdaAB gene encoding L-serine ammonia-lyase, iron-sulfur-dependent subunit beta, whose amino-acid sequence MRGVFDIVGPVMIGPSSSHTAGAARLGRMALRILGEPPTEAVIELHGSFAKTYRGHGTDKALVAGLLGMAADDERLRDALTMAAGRLKVTFVTKDLGDVHPNTAAINLSGVSGRKLRVVGASVGGGNIVITEIDGYAVELTGEYYTLITVHRDKPGVIALVTHVLAQEGVNIAFMRVSRQERGAQALMILEADQPIPEHALAAVRHVPAVQTAILVPPV is encoded by the coding sequence ATGCGCGGGGTTTTCGATATTGTCGGGCCGGTCATGATTGGGCCTTCGAGTTCGCATACGGCCGGGGCGGCCCGGTTAGGCCGGATGGCGCTCCGCATTTTGGGCGAACCGCCGACGGAAGCGGTCATTGAGCTGCACGGATCGTTTGCCAAGACTTACCGGGGCCACGGGACCGATAAGGCGCTGGTAGCCGGACTGCTCGGCATGGCCGCCGATGACGAGCGGCTGCGGGACGCGCTCACCATGGCGGCCGGACGCCTGAAAGTTACGTTCGTGACCAAAGATTTAGGCGACGTTCACCCTAATACGGCGGCCATCAACCTAAGCGGCGTATCGGGGCGTAAACTGCGGGTTGTCGGCGCTTCCGTCGGCGGCGGCAATATTGTGATCACCGAAATTGACGGCTATGCCGTGGAACTCACCGGCGAATATTACACGTTAATTACCGTACACCGGGACAAACCGGGCGTGATTGCCCTCGTGACGCATGTGCTGGCGCAAGAAGGGGTTAATATCGCGTTTATGCGCGTTTCGCGGCAAGAGCGGGGGGCTCAGGCCCTCATGATTTTAGAAGCCGATCAACCTATTCCCGAGCACGCTCTCGCCGCCGTGCGGCATGTGCCGGCGGTACAAACAGCCATACTGGTGCCACCCGTATAA
- the hisIE gene encoding bifunctional phosphoribosyl-AMP cyclohydrolase/phosphoribosyl-ATP diphosphatase HisIE: MNCETIKYDAHGLVPAIVQDAISGAVLMLAYMNSESLAKTLATGVTWFYSRSRKRLWQKGETSGHVQKVKDIYYDCDADALLVKVEQTGVACHEGTFSCFSRRLGGEKSAAAQHSEPSGILSDLYQVILDRKKNPQEGSYTTYLFAKGQDKILKKVGEEAAETIIAAKNQNKGEIIYEMADLWYHCLVLLAHHGITPGELLAELQRRRTCQSNGSPDHA, from the coding sequence ATGAATTGCGAAACCATAAAATATGACGCTCACGGGCTGGTACCGGCCATTGTCCAGGATGCTATTTCCGGCGCGGTGCTCATGCTGGCGTATATGAACAGTGAGTCGCTGGCCAAGACGCTCGCAACAGGCGTCACCTGGTTTTACAGCCGCAGCCGGAAACGGTTGTGGCAGAAAGGCGAAACTTCCGGTCATGTGCAAAAAGTAAAAGACATTTACTATGACTGTGATGCCGACGCTCTCTTAGTGAAGGTCGAGCAGACGGGAGTGGCCTGTCACGAAGGGACTTTTTCCTGTTTCAGCCGGCGGCTGGGCGGTGAGAAATCAGCTGCGGCCCAACACTCTGAGCCGTCCGGCATTTTGTCGGATTTATACCAGGTAATTTTGGACCGCAAAAAAAATCCGCAAGAAGGTTCATATACGACTTATCTGTTTGCGAAGGGACAGGACAAAATTTTAAAAAAAGTAGGCGAAGAGGCCGCCGAGACGATTATCGCCGCGAAGAACCAAAATAAAGGCGAGATTATCTACGAGATGGCCGATTTATGGTATCACTGCCTGGTGCTCCTGGCCCACCACGGCATTACGCCGGGCGAACTGCTGGCCGAACTGCAGCGCCGGCGAACTTGTCAGAGCAACGGATCGCCTGATCACGCTTGA
- the sdaAA gene encoding L-serine ammonia-lyase, iron-sulfur-dependent, subunit alpha, giving the protein MGRFSRIAELVALAQQQQRSVGYIVWQYETERSQRPGQEIWDQMRLNLAVMREAVQSGLAGREKSFSGLVGGDAARMNDRLQAGLPLCGSAVYKAAAYALAVSEVNAGMGRIVACPTAGSCGIVPGALLAIGEELGCDDETLVQALFTTAGIGLVIAENASISGAKGGCQAECGAAAAMAAGAIVEMAGGTPRQVGHALALALKNMLGLVCDPVAGLVEVPCVKRNAFGAVHALVAADMALAGIESVIPADEVIDAMYQIGLVMPKTLRETSEGGLARTPTAVAIEKRLFGEND; this is encoded by the coding sequence ATGGGGCGATTTTCACGAATTGCCGAGCTTGTGGCGCTGGCTCAGCAGCAGCAAAGATCTGTCGGTTATATTGTCTGGCAGTACGAAACCGAGCGGAGCCAGCGGCCGGGACAGGAGATATGGGACCAAATGCGCCTCAATCTTGCCGTAATGCGTGAGGCCGTTCAGAGCGGCCTAGCCGGCCGGGAAAAGTCCTTTAGCGGGCTGGTCGGGGGCGATGCCGCGCGGATGAATGACCGGCTACAGGCCGGTTTACCGTTATGCGGCAGCGCCGTTTATAAGGCGGCCGCTTACGCGCTGGCGGTAAGCGAAGTTAACGCCGGCATGGGACGAATTGTGGCCTGCCCTACGGCCGGGTCCTGCGGCATTGTCCCCGGGGCACTGCTGGCTATCGGCGAAGAATTAGGCTGTGATGATGAAACGCTGGTTCAGGCTCTGTTCACCACGGCAGGCATTGGGCTGGTAATTGCCGAAAACGCCTCCATCTCCGGGGCGAAAGGGGGCTGTCAGGCCGAATGTGGGGCTGCGGCCGCCATGGCGGCCGGCGCTATCGTCGAAATGGCCGGCGGTACGCCGCGGCAAGTCGGCCATGCCTTGGCACTGGCACTGAAAAATATGTTGGGCCTGGTATGCGACCCGGTGGCCGGTCTGGTGGAAGTACCGTGCGTTAAGCGTAACGCCTTCGGCGCCGTTCACGCCCTTGTTGCTGCCGACATGGCCCTGGCGGGCATCGAAAGCGTTATTCCGGCTGATGAAGTAATCGACGCGATGTACCAAATCGGTTTAGTCATGCCGAAAACGCTGCGGGAAACGTCGGAAGGCGGACTGGCCCGCACTCCTACCGCCGTAGCCATCGAAAAACGCCTATTTGGCGAAAACGATTAA